The genomic window GGCAACATCGTGATCGGGCTGCCGATGCCGCCGGGCACGCTGACCGGGCTGTGGCAGGACGAGCCGCGGTTCAGCCGCTCCTACATGTCGGCCTTCCCCGGTCACTACCTGACCGGCGACTCCGGCTACTTCGACGAGGACGGCTACCTCTACGTCCTCGGCCGCAGCGACGACGTGATCAACATGGCCGGGCACCGGCTGTCCGCGGGCAGCATCGAAGCCGCGATCTCCGGGCACGAGGCGGTGGCCGAGTGCGCGGTGATCGGTCTGCCCGACGAGCTCAAGGGTCAGCGCCCGATCGCCTACGTGGTGCTCAAGGAGGGCGTCGAGGTCGACCCGGCCCGGTTGCGCGAGGAACTGGTCGAGCGGGTGCGCGAGCAGATCGGCGCGATCGCCACGCTGCACGACGCGGTGATCGTGGCCGGGCTGCCGAAGACCAGGTCGGGCAAGATCCTGCGCAAGACCATCCGGCAGATCACGGCGGGCGATCCCTACGACATGCCGTCCACCATCGAGGATCCGGCCGTGCTCGCGGCGCTGGAGGATCAGATCATCACCACGCGGGCCGACGAGGAGGCGAACGCGGCGTCGGACAACGGCGACGCGACCGTGCCGGACTCCGATCCCGTCGCGCCGTCCTGACGCACCGCGTCGTGGCGTCCTGACGCACCGCGTCGCGCCGTCCTGACGCACCGCGTCGTGACGTGATGGCGGGCGCATCGCGTCGTGCCGTCCCGGCGCAACACCCCTCAGAGCTTTCTCAGGGATCGTTCACACGCGTGCCAGCGCTTCGCAATAGCGTCGGATGCGCTTTCGCTCTATCCCTCGAAGAACTGGAGGCATTCCCGATGAACTCTTTCCGTCGCCGCACCGGTCTCGCCGCACTGGCCGCGGGCGGCATGGCCACGGTGGCCGTGCTCCTCTCTCCGGCCGTCGCGTCCGCAGACCCGACGGAACTCGTCGGTCCGCTGCTGAACTCGGACTGCACCTTCGCACAGGTCGACGCCGCCCTGCACGACCAGTCGCCGCAGCTGGCCGCGATGCTCGACGCGAACCCGGCCCAGAAGGCGGAATTGCAGCGCCGTTTCGACCAGCCGGTCGAGCAGCGCCGCGCCGAGTTCCAGCGCCTGCTCGCCGAGAACCCGGAGGCCGCGCGCGAGGCGGAGAACGATCCGCGCGCCGCCGGACTGCGCCAGACGATCGCGGCCGTCGCGGCGACCTGCCACAACTACTGATCGACTCCTGACCGACGACCGCACCCGCGACCGGCAGAATGAACGACGTGACCCCCTCGACGCCGACCGTCCTCGTTGTCGACGACGACGAGGACGTGCTCGCCTCTGTCGAACGCGGGCTGCGGCTGTCCGGTTTCCGGGTGCTGGTCGCCCGGGACGGCGCCGCGGCGCTGCGCAGCGTCGGCGAGCACGCTCCCGACGCCATCGTGCTGGACATGAACATGCCGGTGCTGGACGGCGCCGGCGTGGTGACCGCGCTGCGCGCCATGGGCAACGAAGTGCCGATCTGTGTGCTCAGCGCCCGCGCCTCGGTGGACGACCGGATCTCCGGCCTGGAATCCGGCGCCGACGACTACCTGGTGAAACCGTTCGTGCTCGCCGAGCTGGTCGCGCGCATTCGCGCGCTGCTGCGCCGTCGCACCGACACGCCCGCCCCTGCCACACCCGGCGCGATCACCGTCGGACCGCTCGAGGTCGACGTCGCCGGTTATCGCGCGCTGCTGCACGGCACCGAGATCGAGCTGACCAAGCGAGAATTCGAGCTGCTTTCCACGCTGGCGCGCAACGCGGGCGTGGTGCTTAGCCGGGAACGTCTGCTGGAACTGGTGTGGGGCTACGACTTCGCCGCCGACACCAACGTGGTCGACGTCTTCGTCGGCTACCTGCGCCGCAAGCTGGAGATCGGCGACACCCCGCGCCTGCTGCACACCATCCGCGGCGTCGGCTTCGTGCTGCGAGCGCCGAAATGAATCCGAACGTACCGTGAAAACGCGTGGGCGCAGGACCTTCTCGCTTCGCACCCGGGTGGCGGGTGCGGCGGCGGCCGGCGCCGTCATCATCGTGACCGTGCTCAGCGCGATCACCGTGCAGGCGATCGAGCGCAACAATCTGCAGCAGAGCGATCAGCAACTCGCGGTCGCGTCTCGCCTCGTCCTGCTCGACCCGGTGATCGCGGTGGGCGTGCTCGGCTTGACCGGACTCAACGACGACATGGCGATCACGGTGCGCGACAGCGGGTCCGTGGTGGCGAGCAGCCCGGTCCAGCTGCCGAACCTGGCCACCGGATCGCGCACCGTGACCGTGGGCGGCGTCCCGTACCGCGTGCTCACCACGACGGAGAATCAGCCGCCGGATCGCACTGTCTCCCTTGGCATTCCGGCCGACGAAGCGGCCCGTGCCACCGCCGAGCAGCAGCGCTGGGTGATGGGCGGCGCACTGCTCGCGGTGGCCGCGGCGGGCGCGCTCGGCTGGTTGCTCGCGGGCCGCGCGGTGCGCCCGATCGTCGACCTCACCCATCAGGTCGGCACGCGCAGCGCCTTCCCCGACCCCGACAATCCGCATCCCCCGGTCGACGGGAAGGGCATGCGCGAGGCCGAGAAACTCGCCGACGCGGTGAACCGCATGCTGCAACGGGTCGACCAGGCGCAGGAGGAGACCGCGGCCGCGCTGGAGACCGCGCGCGATTTCGCCGCCGTCTCCGCCCACGAACTACGCACCCCGCTCACCGCAATGCGCACCGACCTGGAGGTGTTGCGCACCCTCGACCTCGACGAGGCGCAGCGCGCGGAGATCCTCGCCGACCTGCAACGCAGCCAGGGCCGGGTGGAGACCACCCTCGCCGCGCTGGAACGGCTCGCCACCGGCGATCTCACCAATCAACGCGACCACGTGGACACCGACGTCGGCGACCTCTGCGACCAGGCCGCGCACGACGCCATGCGCCACTTCCCCGGCCTGACCGTGCGCATCGAGACCGACGCGGAACTGGTGACCCGCGGCCTGCCCGCGGGTCTGCGCCTCGCGGTGGACAACGCGTTGGCCAACTCGGTGAAGCACGGCAGGGCCACCGAGGCGCTGGTCTCGGCGCACCGGACGCCGCACGGGCACATCGTGATCGCCGTCGACGACAATGGCCGCGGTATCCCGGTCGAGGAGCGCGCCGCGGTCTTCGAGCGGTTCTACCGGGGTAGTCAAGCGAGCAAAGGCGGCTCCGGACTCGGCCTAGCGCTGGTCGCCCAGCAGGCCCAATTGCACGGCGGGCGGGCGTATTTCGAGGAAAGTCCGCTGGGCGGCGCCCGGTTGGTCCTCGAACTGCCGGAGCGGCATCGCACCGATCAGCCCGCGTCGAACGGGTCCCGCGTCCGCTGAATCCCTTGCCCTTACCGAACTCTCAGAGAAACGCCAAGGGGGCCGTTAGCAGCGGTCCTTATGGTCGGTGATCGTGATCGGACATCGCGCCCGCTGGGCCCTGCTCGCCGTTGGGATCGTCACCGCAGGAGCGATCGGGGGTGGAGTCACCGCCTGTGCGAGCTCGGGTTCCGCGCCGTCGGGGATCGCCTTGGTCAACGCCGACAGCGGACCGACCGGCGCGCGCATCGTGCAGGCGCTCGAGCAGGACGGCGCGGGCTACGAGTGGACGATGGCGAAACCGGGCGAGGCGAACACCGACGACTACGCGGCCGTCATCACGCTGCCCGCCGACCTCACCGAGTCCATGGGCACGCTGGCCGGTCCGGTGCCGCAGCGCGCCATCGTCACCGTCGCCGCCAACGACGACGCCGACGGCGACCTGGTTAACGGGGCGATCCAGGCGGTGACGCACCGCATCGGCGCGACCGGGGTGGACGCGGCGCTCGCCGCCGTCGCCCAGGCCCGCAGCCAGCTCACCGGGGTGCAGTTCACCGCCCAGCTGCTCGGCGCGGGCGTGAACGCCGCGGCCGCGGGCGCGGACCAGTTCAGCGCGGGCGCCGACCAGCTGCTCGGCTTCCTGGATTTCGCGAAAGCGGGCTCCGCCCAGCTGACTTCGGCCATCGCCATGCTCAACGACACCGTCGACGGCGCGGTCGTGCAGGCGAATCAGCTCGCCGAGGCGCTGGATTCGACCGGCATCACGATCGCGCAGGTACAGCAGACCGCGGGCACCGTCAGCTCCGGACTGGACCAGATCCTGCCGCTGCTGCGCGCGCTGCCCTTCGCCAACGATCCGGCGCTGGCCGACATCATCGGCAAACTCGAAGCGCTGCGCGCCGTCTCGGGCCAGGCGGGCTCCCAGCTGGACGGCCTCGACCTGCTGGTCGGCGGCGCCGTCGACCCGAACACCGATCTCGGCGCCCTGCTGCGCACCGTCGTCGGCCGCCTGCAATCCGCGAGCGCCCAGCTGAACGAAGGCGCCGAGCTCGCAGAAGGACTCCCCCGGCTCGCCGAACAGGGCGGCGCGCAACTGGTCGACGCGATCGGCCAGCTCACCGGCGGCGTCACCCAGCTCCAGCAGATCGTGACCAACCTCAACACCCAGACCGGCAAGGCCATGGACGCCCTACCCGTCCGCAGCACCACCCAGCAGTCCGCGATCGCCCTCGCCCTCACCGACCCGGTGGAAATCGTCCGCGAATGAGCTCGCGCGTCACGCCGACCAGCCGTGCCGACGTGGTGCGCCCAGTTGCTCGTCCTCGGTGTCCCGCAGCCGCCGCGCGGCGCGGTCGAGCCAGGACGCGAATGTGGTCGCGAGGTCGCCGGGCGTGGTCGGTCGCACGCTGACGTGCTGAGCGCGGATCTCCGTGTAGCGGCCGTCCTCGGCGATGTCGTACCACTGCAATGTGTCCTCCGCTTCCGGGCGGGTGTGCAGTGGGCCGACGCGCAGCCCGGCCGAGCCGCCGCCGTCGGCGGGCCGTCCCAGCAGCCGCTGATACCGCTCGCGCGGAGTGTTGCGAGCGTTGTCCCGCAGGTAGGTGCCGCGGTTCGGGCGCAGGTCGTCGGGATGGAAGGTGGCGGGCGGTCGCTTGCCCGGCGGGCAGGGCGGAAGTGCTTTCACGATCTGGACGGCCAGCGATTCCGGACCGCAGGTCCGTAGCCGGATCGGCCCGTTCTCCTCAGCGAGGACGGTCTGGAACGCGACCACCGCGTGCGAGCTGTTGCGGGCGCCGACGATTCGGTACTGCTTGACATCACCCGTGCTGTTCTTGTGCTTGCGCGAGCCACCCAGGATCTCGATGCGCATGTCCGAAGTGGACAGTGTGTGCATGGCGAATTCGATCTCCTCCAGCTCGTCGCCGGTGTAGCTCGCCCGCACCCGGAGGCGGTGCTGGTCGAAATCGTTCTGGACGGCGAAACGGCTGAGGTACTTGAGCGGGCGCGGGAACCGGTCGTTGGCGTCGCTGTACCAGAGCGCCGCGAAATCCTCGGGGTCCCAGTTCCATTCGGGCATGTCGGGTCCGTTCGGTGGTGCGAGTGATCGGGAGACGGGTCGGCCGCGCCAAGGTCTGGGGCGTGCCGTGCCGGTCAGGCGGAGGATTGGTGGCGCGGCCGCGCGCCGGGTCGTGCGCGTGCGGGTCGGCCGCGCGCCGCTACTCGGGCGGATGTTCCCCGATCACGCCGCCCGGCGCTGTTTTCGGCAGCTCGCCGAGCAGTTCCTCGGTGTTCTCCATGGTGATCAAGTACTCCGGGATCTTGTGGTCGGCGTCGTCCTCGGACTTGCCGCCGGGGCGGGCGCCGAGTCCGCCCATGCCGGGCATACCCGCCATGCCGCGGGCCGGGGTCGCGGCTGCCGCGGCAGCTCCGGCCGGACTCGCTCCCGGCGCACCCGGGGTGCCCGGGATACCGCGCCCCGGCGACGGCGTCCCGGTGCCGGGTCCGGGGATGCCAGGACCCGGACCGCCCGGCGTTCCAGCAGGATTGGTGCCCGTGGGCACGGTCGGCTGGTTGGCGCCGGGCTTGGTGGGATCGGTACCGGCCGGGGTTGTCGAACTCGGCGTGGTGTCCGTGGAAGTCGGGTCGGTCGAGGTGTCCTCGGTCGTCGGCTCGTCGGTCGGGTCGTCTTCGGTGCCCGGCTCCCCCGTGGTGGGGTCCTCGGTACCCTCCGGATCGTCCCCGTTGTTCACACCCGTGTTCGTCGGGCCTCCGTTTCCATTCCCATCGTCGTCGCCCGTGTCTTTGGTGGGCGCCGAGATGTCGAGCGGATTGGTCGGATCGATCGGCTTCGGCAATACCGGGATCTGCCCGTCGAGGTCGACGAAAGGCGTGACGTAGTAGTCCTTCATCACCGCCTGGGCTTCCTCCTGGCGGTCTTCGATCACACCGTCGCGGTTGGTGCCGACCCACGGCCAGGAGTCCTTGTGCCACCAAGGTTTTTCCTCGACGGGCTCGGGGAGGCGGCTGTTGGTGTCGACGATGGCTTGGGCGGCGGCCCAGACCCGGGTGCTGAGATTGCTCAGCGGGGTGGTCAAGTCGTGTGCCGACTTCGTGTACCGCTGAATGGCATCGCGAGCGTTGTTCGCGGCGTTGCCTTCCCAAGCGCCCGCGATCGACTTCTGAATACTCGCGTTGAACACCTCGACGCCTGCCTCCCACTGCGCGGACAGGTCGCTGTATCGGCCCGCGATGCTGTACGCGTTGGCCGGCTGGAGCGGATTGAAGGCGCCGCTGATCTCGAAATGCTTGTATTTGTTCGGACGTTCGCCGCCATCGGTGATGCGGGCCGGTTCGTTCTCGTTCACGGCTACGGTCCTTCCGGCGCGAGGACCTCGGGCTGACCGACACCGGGCTTGCTTTGAGCGGGGTCGATGGGGGTCAGCTGTTCAGGAAGACGGGCCAAGATCTTGTTCACACGCGCCGCGAAGTCGGCATCGGCGTCCACGTAGCGCTGGCGGATCTCGCGGTGGAGCGTTTGGATGTCCTCGACGATTCTGAAGTGATCTTCAAGTATCGCGTGGATACTGTTGTCGGAGCCTTTGCCTTTGGTGCGAAACCGGTCGACCAGGGTTTGCGCTGAGGTGAGAATCGCGTTGTCGGCGCCGATCCCCCACTGTGCCTTGTCGATTTCCGAAATCGCTTGCGCCTCGTGCTGCATCGCGCGAATCGCCAGTTTGAATCGCTCACAGTCGCGGTCTATGTAGACGAAGTCTTCCGGTTCCATCCGCAATCCGAGGCGGCCTTCTCTGGCATCCGTGATCAAGTTGGCGATTGGCCGCGTCTCGTTCTCGCTCATTGGTTTTCCCTCCCACAGAACACGGGCTGCCGCCGTTTGCTCAGGCGCCCGCCGGTAGCGTGGGCACGACCTTCTCCGCCAAGGTCATGCCCAGCTGACACGTATCGATATGTCCGGTGTCTCGATTCGAGGCCGGGTTGTCGAGGTGGAACTCGAGCGTGCCGCCTTTGATCTCCACGTTGATACTGCATACCTCCGCGGCCCGGGTATCGCTTCGTCGAGCCGAGATCGCCGGACGACCGGCGATCGTGACTTCCCGGACGTCGTTGAAGTAGTGCTCGCGAACGTACGGAATGGTGAGATTCGATGACTGGATCGCGACGGAGTAGCCGCTGCCACCGGCGACCCAACGGCAGCCTCGCCACTTGGTGCCGTCCGGGCCATCCGCGTTCGCCTTGTTGTCCGCGAAGGCTTTCACCAACCGCTCCGACTTCAAAACGCTCTCCGGCACATCCGTACACGGGTTGTAACTCTTCGGCACATCCACCGCCAACCCCGACGCCGTCGTCGCGCTGGTAGCCGCGGAACTCGGCCGCGCCTCCCCCTCGGTAGACCCCCCGCACCCCGCCAGTCCAACCCCCGCGGCGAGCACCCCCACCATCAGCACGGCCTTGTCCATCGCCCGCATGCTCACCCTGCTTCCCCTCCGCGCGTAGGTCTTCCGGCGACTATAACCAACGCCCACACCGCGAGTCGGTCCGACGACAGCGGCTCGAAGCGCAGGCGACGGCCACCCACGTCGGAGAAGCGACGGCGCCGAACAATGCCCACACTCTCTTCGACGCACCGAAACGCGTTCCGGTTCCACCGAATCGCGCCGGATACGACTGTGGCCCGCACTCCGGGGAGTACGGGCCACGATCTCGTCGCTTACGACAAGACGTCGATCAGGTCGATCACGAAGACCAGGGCCTTGCCGGAAAGGTGGTGACCCGCACCGGCCGGGCCGTAGGCGAGCTCCGGCGGGATGGTGAGCTGGCGGCGGCCGCCGACCTTCATGCCGGGGATGCCGTCCTGCCAGCCCTGGATCAGGCCGCGCAGCGGGAAGACGATGGTCTCCCCGCGCTTCCACGACGAGTCGAACTCCTCGCCGCTGTCGAATTCGACTCCGACGTAGTGCACCTCGACGGTGCCGCCGGGCACGGCTTCCTTGCCCTCGCCGACGGTGATGTCCTTGATCACGAGCTCGGTGGGCGCGGGGCCCGCTTGGAATTCGACAACCGGCTTGGTCATTCGGCTATCCCCTTCGATAGGTGGGTTGGATTGTCAGCGGTTGGTGATCTCGCGGTAGTCGCGCGCGCCGTATCCGGTGTAGATCTGGCGCGGACGACCGATTTTCAGCGGCTCGCTGTGCATTTCGCGCCAGTGCGCGATCCATCCGGGCAGCCGGCCCATCGCGAACAGCACGGTGAACATGCGGGTCGGGAAGCCCATGGCCTTGTAGATGACGCCGGTGTAGAAGTCGACGTTCGGGTACAGCTGACGCGAGATGAAGTAGTCGTCGGTGAGCGCGGCCTCTTCGAGCGCCTGGGCGATGTCGAAGAGCTCGTCGTCGCCGCCGAGCTTGCGCAGGATCGCGTCGGCGTGCTTCTTGGCGATGGAGGCGCGCGGGTCGTAGTTGCGGTAGACGCGGTGCCCGAAGCCCATGAGCTTCACGCCGTCTTCCTTGGCCTTGACCTTGCGGATGAACTCCTTGACATCGCCGCCCTGGGCCTTGATGTCGTCGAGCATCTCCAGCACGGCCTGGTTGGCGCCGCCGTGCAGCGGGCCCCACAGCGCGTTGATGCCGCCGGACACCGAGGTGAACAGGTTGGCGTCCGAGGAACCGACCAGGCGCACCGTGGAGGTGGAACAGTTCTGCTCGTGGTCGGCGTGCAGGATCAGCAGCATGTCCAGCGCGGCGGCCACTTCGGGGTCGACCTCGTAGGGCTCGGCCGGGAAGCCGAAGGTCATCCGCAGGAAGTTCTCCACCAGGCTCAGCGAGTTGTCCGGGTAGAGGAACGGCTGGCCGACGGACTTCTTGTACGAGTAGGCCGCGATGGTCGGCAGCTTGGCGAGCAGGCGGATGGTGGACAGCTCGACCTGCTCGGGGTCGCGCGGGTCCAGCGAGTCCTGGTAGTAGGCCGACAGCGCGTTCACCGCGGAGGAGAGCACCGGCATCGGGTGCGCGTTGCGCGGGAAGCCGTCGAAGAACCGCTTCAGATCCTCGTGCAGCAGCGTGTGGCGGCGGATCCGGTCGGTGAACTCGTCGAGCTGGGCCTGGGTCGGCAGCTCGCCGTAGATGAGCAGGTAGCTGACCTCGATGAAGGTCGAGGACGCGGCCAGCTGGTCGATCGGGTAGCCGCGGTAGCGCAGGATGCCCGCTTCGCCATCGATGTAGGTGATCGCCGACTTGGTCGGGGCGGTGTTCATGAAACCGGGGTCGTATGTGACGTACCCGGTGCTGGCCAGCATTTTGCCGAGGTCGACACCGTCGTTGCCTTCGGAGGCTTCGGTGATCGTCATGGCGTATTCGCCACCCGGGTAGCTCAGCACCGGTTTGGCGTCGTTGATGTCGTTCTCGGGCACGGAAGGATCCCTCTCAGGCTAGGACCGTCGGCATCGAAGTGCGGTCGGCACGGCGGTGCGATTACCTAGACGCTAGTCGCTGTCCACGCGGCCCGGCCACGAGGGTGCCCACCGGACGACCTCACAAACGCCGTGTCGTCACGTGAGGTTTCGGCGGTCAGGCGGGCAGCGATTCGGTGTGCGCGCGAGCGACCCGGTAGCGAACGAAAGCCGGGAAGGCCAAGGCGGCCAGCACGACCCCGATCACCACGAGCACTCCGCCGCCCGCCGCGGCGACAGCGGTACCCAGGCTCGCCGCGGCAAAACCGTGGGCAACATCACCGATCCGCGGGCCGCCCGCGACCACCACGATGAACACGCCTTGCAGCCTGCCGCGCATCTCGTCGGTGGCGACCGTCAGCAACATCGTGGTGCGCAGCGCGGCGGAGACCATGTCGACCGCGCCGCCGAAGGCCAGGAACGCCACCGCGATCCACAGCCAGACCCCGAGCCCGAACAGGTGACCGGCCAAGCCGACCGCGAGTCCGAAGCCGACCATCGCGACGCCCCACAGCGCGATGCAGACGACGACGGCCAGCCCTTGGCGGCGGATGCGCGGAATCCAGCCGGAGAACACGCCGCCGAGCACGGCGCCCGCCGACATGGCCGCGAACAGCAGGCCGAGCGCCACGCCGCCGCTGGCCGGGTCGGCGAAGGTCTCGTGCGCGATCTGCGGGAACAGCGCGCGCGGCATGCCGAACACCATGGCGATGACGTCGACGAGGAACGACGCGAGCAGGATGCGCTGGGTGGCCAGGTAGGTGAAACCGTCCAGGACCGTGCGGAATCCGGCCCGGCGCGCGTCGCCGGTCGGCGGGAACGCGGGCAGCCGCCAGACCGCCCACAGCGTGACGAGCAGTGCGATGGCGTCGACGAGATACAGCGTGGACAGCCCGATCAGCGGGATGAGCGCGCCGGCGAGCACCGGTCCCGCGATGGCGCCGACCTGCTGCACGGTCATGCTCAGCGAACTGGCGGCGGCGAGTTGTTCGGGCGGCAGGATGCGGGAGATGGCCGCGCTGCGGGTCGGCTGGTTCACCGCGAAGAACGCCTGCTGCAACGCGAACAGGATCAGCACCACCCAGACGTTGTCCAGCCCGGCCGCGGCCTGCGCCCAGAACAACACGGCGGTGACGCCGGTGCCCGCGGTGGTGATCACCATGAGCTTGCGCCGGTCCATGACGTCGGCGAGCGCGCCGCCCCACAGCCCGAACACGATCAGCGGTATCAGGCCGAAAAGCCCGGCGAGGCCCACGTATCCGGAACTGCCGGTGATCTGGAAGATCTGCTGCGGCACCGCGACCACCGAGAGCTGGGCCCCGACGACGGTGACGATGTTGGTCGTCCACAACCTGCGGTAGTCGGGGTTGCGCAGCGGGGTGGTATCGGCGAGCAGCTTCACCGGCCGGAGATTAGCGAGTTCCCGGTCCGCGAGACGACGCGAGATTCATCACATGATTTATCCGTTGTCAGGGTTGCAGCCGGTCGACGCGCATGCGTCCCTCGGCGACCCGCACCCGGATCCGGTTGTGCAGCCGACCCCTTCGGCCCTGCCAGAACTCCACCTCGTCGGGACGCAACAGATAGCCGCCCCAGTGCGGCGGCACCGGGATCTCGTCCACGTCGGCGAAGCGCGCGGTGGTCTCGGCCAGCGCGCGATCCAGCTCGGCGCGCGAACCGATCGGGCGGGACTGCTGCGAGGCCCAAGCGCCGAGCTGGGAGTCGCGCGGACGCGAGCGCCAGTACACCTCGGTCTGCTCGATGGAGGACTTCTCGACCGGCCCGCGCACGTGCACCTGCCTGCCGAGCGCGGGCCACAGGAACGTCGCCGCGGCGAACGGGACCGCGGCCAGTTGCGCGCCCTTGGCGGAGTCGTAATTCGTGTAAAACGTCACACCCTCGGGTGAGAGTCCTTTACACAGCACCGTTCTGGCGACCGGCCGCGGCGTGCCGTCGACCAGCGACACCGTGGCGAGGACCATCGCGTTGGGTTCGGCGATGCCGACCGCGGTGGCCTGCTCGATCCAGTGCCGGAGCAGCGGCTCCCAGCCCCCGGCCAGCCACGTTTCGTCCAGGTCGATGTCCTCGCCGGAGCCGAACGGCGCGCCGCCGTACTCCACCCGCATCGCGGACAGATCGGTGTTCGCCGGGAGCTCGATCGCGTCCCCGCTCGCGTGCGGCGGGAACAGGGCGGGATCCGACGCTGAATTGTCCAGGTCACGCATGGGCCAGACGTTACTCCGCGGTAGCAGGGAGCTAAGGTTTTGGTGATCGGCATGTGCTCGGCGGAGCTATACCCCTCAGCAGGTTGTTTCGAGCGACCTGCGAGCAGTCGCTGGCGACGAGAACTCATGCGACCCGAAGTGCAAGGAGAGTCACAACATGACTACCAGCCCCGCTGTTCCCGGTGGCCAGGCCACCGTACCGAGCGATTTCGTCAGCGGCCTCGAGGGCGTGGTGGCCTTCACCACCGATATCGCCGAACCGGACAAGGACGGCGGCGCGCTGCGCTACCGCGGCGTCGACATCGAGGACCTGGTCGCGGGCCGGGTGACCTTCGGTGACGTGTGGGCGCTGCTGGTCGACGGTGAGTTCGGCCGCGGTCTGCCGCCCGCCGAGCCGTTCCCGCTGCCGGTGCACACCGGCGACGTGCGCGTCGACGTGCAGGCCGGTCTCGCCATGCTCGCGCCGATCTGGGGCTACCAGCCGCTGCTCGACATCGACGAC from Nocardia bhagyanarayanae includes these protein-coding regions:
- a CDS encoding citrate synthase translates to MPENDINDAKPVLSYPGGEYAMTITEASEGNDGVDLGKMLASTGYVTYDPGFMNTAPTKSAITYIDGEAGILRYRGYPIDQLAASSTFIEVSYLLIYGELPTQAQLDEFTDRIRRHTLLHEDLKRFFDGFPRNAHPMPVLSSAVNALSAYYQDSLDPRDPEQVELSTIRLLAKLPTIAAYSYKKSVGQPFLYPDNSLSLVENFLRMTFGFPAEPYEVDPEVAAALDMLLILHADHEQNCSTSTVRLVGSSDANLFTSVSGGINALWGPLHGGANQAVLEMLDDIKAQGGDVKEFIRKVKAKEDGVKLMGFGHRVYRNYDPRASIAKKHADAILRKLGGDDELFDIAQALEEAALTDDYFISRQLYPNVDFYTGVIYKAMGFPTRMFTVLFAMGRLPGWIAHWREMHSEPLKIGRPRQIYTGYGARDYREITNR
- the pdxH gene encoding pyridoxamine 5'-phosphate oxidase; its protein translation is MRDLDNSASDPALFPPHASGDAIELPANTDLSAMRVEYGGAPFGSGEDIDLDETWLAGGWEPLLRHWIEQATAVGIAEPNAMVLATVSLVDGTPRPVARTVLCKGLSPEGVTFYTNYDSAKGAQLAAVPFAAATFLWPALGRQVHVRGPVEKSSIEQTEVYWRSRPRDSQLGAWASQQSRPIGSRAELDRALAETTARFADVDEIPVPPHWGGYLLRPDEVEFWQGRRGRLHNRIRVRVAEGRMRVDRLQP
- a CDS encoding ESX secretion-associated protein EspG; protein product: MPEWNWDPEDFAALWYSDANDRFPRPLKYLSRFAVQNDFDQHRLRVRASYTGDELEEIEFAMHTLSTSDMRIEILGGSRKHKNSTGDVKQYRIVGARNSSHAVVAFQTVLAEENGPIRLRTCGPESLAVQIVKALPPCPPGKRPPATFHPDDLRPNRGTYLRDNARNTPRERYQRLLGRPADGGGSAGLRVGPLHTRPEAEDTLQWYDIAEDGRYTEIRAQHVSVRPTTPGDLATTFASWLDRAARRLRDTEDEQLGAPRRHGWSA
- a CDS encoding sensor histidine kinase, giving the protein MKTRGRRTFSLRTRVAGAAAAGAVIIVTVLSAITVQAIERNNLQQSDQQLAVASRLVLLDPVIAVGVLGLTGLNDDMAITVRDSGSVVASSPVQLPNLATGSRTVTVGGVPYRVLTTTENQPPDRTVSLGIPADEAARATAEQQRWVMGGALLAVAAAGALGWLLAGRAVRPIVDLTHQVGTRSAFPDPDNPHPPVDGKGMREAEKLADAVNRMLQRVDQAQEETAAALETARDFAAVSAHELRTPLTAMRTDLEVLRTLDLDEAQRAEILADLQRSQGRVETTLAALERLATGDLTNQRDHVDTDVGDLCDQAAHDAMRHFPGLTVRIETDAELVTRGLPAGLRLAVDNALANSVKHGRATEALVSAHRTPHGHIVIAVDDNGRGIPVEERAAVFERFYRGSQASKGGSGLGLALVAQQAQLHGGRAYFEESPLGGARLVLELPERHRTDQPASNGSRVR
- a CDS encoding DUF3558 domain-containing protein, translating into MDKAVLMVGVLAAGVGLAGCGGSTEGEARPSSAATSATTASGLAVDVPKSYNPCTDVPESVLKSERLVKAFADNKANADGPDGTKWRGCRWVAGGSGYSVAIQSSNLTIPYVREHYFNDVREVTIAGRPAISARRSDTRAAEVCSINVEIKGGTLEFHLDNPASNRDTGHIDTCQLGMTLAEKVVPTLPAGA
- a CDS encoding FKBP-type peptidyl-prolyl cis-trans isomerase — its product is MTKPVVEFQAGPAPTELVIKDITVGEGKEAVPGGTVEVHYVGVEFDSGEEFDSSWKRGETIVFPLRGLIQGWQDGIPGMKVGGRRQLTIPPELAYGPAGAGHHLSGKALVFVIDLIDVLS
- a CDS encoding MFS transporter; its protein translation is MKLLADTTPLRNPDYRRLWTTNIVTVVGAQLSVVAVPQQIFQITGSSGYVGLAGLFGLIPLIVFGLWGGALADVMDRRKLMVITTAGTGVTAVLFWAQAAAGLDNVWVVLILFALQQAFFAVNQPTRSAAISRILPPEQLAAASSLSMTVQQVGAIAGPVLAGALIPLIGLSTLYLVDAIALLVTLWAVWRLPAFPPTGDARRAGFRTVLDGFTYLATQRILLASFLVDVIAMVFGMPRALFPQIAHETFADPASGGVALGLLFAAMSAGAVLGGVFSGWIPRIRRQGLAVVVCIALWGVAMVGFGLAVGLAGHLFGLGVWLWIAVAFLAFGGAVDMVSAALRTTMLLTVATDEMRGRLQGVFIVVVAGGPRIGDVAHGFAAASLGTAVAAAGGGVLVVIGVVLAALAFPAFVRYRVARAHTESLPA
- a CDS encoding hemophore-related protein, producing MNSFRRRTGLAALAAGGMATVAVLLSPAVASADPTELVGPLLNSDCTFAQVDAALHDQSPQLAAMLDANPAQKAELQRRFDQPVEQRRAEFQRLLAENPEAAREAENDPRAAGLRQTIAAVAATCHNY
- a CDS encoding response regulator transcription factor, with amino-acid sequence MNDVTPSTPTVLVVDDDEDVLASVERGLRLSGFRVLVARDGAAALRSVGEHAPDAIVLDMNMPVLDGAGVVTALRAMGNEVPICVLSARASVDDRISGLESGADDYLVKPFVLAELVARIRALLRRRTDTPAPATPGAITVGPLEVDVAGYRALLHGTEIELTKREFELLSTLARNAGVVLSRERLLELVWGYDFAADTNVVDVFVGYLRRKLEIGDTPRLLHTIRGVGFVLRAPK
- a CDS encoding WXG100 family type VII secretion target, which codes for MNENEPARITDGGERPNKYKHFEISGAFNPLQPANAYSIAGRYSDLSAQWEAGVEVFNASIQKSIAGAWEGNAANNARDAIQRYTKSAHDLTTPLSNLSTRVWAAAQAIVDTNSRLPEPVEEKPWWHKDSWPWVGTNRDGVIEDRQEEAQAVMKDYYVTPFVDLDGQIPVLPKPIDPTNPLDISAPTKDTGDDDGNGNGGPTNTGVNNGDDPEGTEDPTTGEPGTEDDPTDEPTTEDTSTDPTSTDTTPSSTTPAGTDPTKPGANQPTVPTGTNPAGTPGGPGPGIPGPGTGTPSPGRGIPGTPGAPGASPAGAAAAAATPARGMAGMPGMGGLGARPGGKSEDDADHKIPEYLITMENTEELLGELPKTAPGGVIGEHPPE